From the Lathyrus oleraceus cultivar Zhongwan6 chromosome 4, CAAS_Psat_ZW6_1.0, whole genome shotgun sequence genome, one window contains:
- the LOC127135680 gene encoding uncharacterized protein LOC127135680, giving the protein MIMAPLGESLLSNSLSKNNNNSSNKPSKLSNSDHLQRTVSDISFELTKEIDNLKLPSISEVEDAKCECCGMSEECTPEYIDHVRDKFKGKFVCGLCSEAVKEELEKNGGKKLEEALSTHMNACVKFNKYGRAFPVLFQAQAMKEMLKKSNLDGKIRAKSISPRDKKGGGGLTRSSSCIPALTRDIKNIKI; this is encoded by the coding sequence ATGATCATGGCACCACTTGGAGAATCTTTGTTGTCAAATTCATTGTCAAAAAACAATAACAACTCATCAAACAAACCATCAAAACTCTCCAATTCCGACCACCTTCAAAGAACGGTCTCGGACATTTCTTTCGAGCTGACGAAAGAAATTGATAATTTAAAACTACCTTCGATATCCGAAGTCGAAGATGCAAAGTGCGAGTGTTGTGGCATGTCCGAGGAGTGTACACCTGAGTACATAGACCACGTACGCGACAAATTCAAAGGTAAATTTGTGTGCGGACTATGTTCCGAGGCGGTGAAAGAAGAGTTAGAGAAAAATGGTGGGAAAAAATTAGAAGAAGCTTTAAGTACACATATGAATGCATGTGTTAAGTTTAACAAATATGGAAGGGCTTTTCCTGTTTTGTTTCAAGCTCAAGCTATGAAAGAAATGCTGAAAAAGAGTAACTTAGATGGGAAAATTAGGGCAAAGTCTATTAGTCCAAGGGACAAGAAAGGAGGAGGAGGACTTACACGTAGTTCAAGCTGTATTCCAGCACTTACAAGAGATATCAAAAATATCAAAATTTAA
- the LOC127138133 gene encoding pheromone-processing carboxypeptidase KEX1-like, translated as MRVEELQSSLEVQELRLTERTYKRELYQALKASFIKKDKKQSWSEAKKRHGRSQDPEASNSDEKKHQKGWEKLDKRMVQCYCCNRFGHFAKDCWSNKERNSEEANIAIRDYDNELVILMAYEFDDDETYESESESEDESEYEGYEEESESEGFEDESESEDDSEDEDELEYEGDSENEEKSEGESDSEGESDSDPDSDDDPEFGGNPIFGYGAFKGGAFEGGALEGSPTSEGSQASDTIP; from the exons ATGAGAGTAGAAGAGTTGCAAAGTAGTCTAGAGGTacaagagttgcgtctgactgaAAGAACCTATAAGAGAGAGTTATATCAGGCTTTAAAAGCTTCTTTTATCAAGAAGGACAAAAAACAATCTTGGTCAGAGGCCAAGAAAAGACATGGTAGGTCTCAGGATCCAGAAGCCTCCAACTCTGATGAAAAGAAACATCAGAAGGGATGGGAAAAGCTTGACAAGAGAATGGTTCAATGCTACTGTTGTAATAGGTTTGGCCACTTTGCTAAggactgttggtcaaacaaggaaaggaatTCAGAAGAAGCAAACATAGCCATAAGAGATTATGATAATGAACTTGTGATATTGATGGCTTATGAATTTGATGATGATGAAACCT ATGAGTCAGAGTCAGAATCAGAAGATGAGTCGGAATATGAAGGTTATGAAGAAGAGTCAGAATCTGAGGGTTTTGAAGATGAGTCAGAGTCAGAAGATGACTCTGAAGACGAAGATGAGTTAGAGTATGAAGGTGACTCTGAAAATGAAGAGAAATCTGAAGGTGAgtctgattctgaaggtgaatctgattctGATCCAGATTCTGATGATGATCCAGAATTTGGAGGTAATCCAATCTTTGGGTATGGAGCTTTTAAAGGTGGAGCTTTTGAAGGTGGAGCCTTAGAAGGTAGTCCAACTTCTGAGGGCAGTCAAGCATCTGATACTATTCCATAA